A genomic window from Aquitalea aquatilis includes:
- a CDS encoding pseudouridine synthase, with protein MTQAHNLETYTPPPDTGLAVIYADDCLVVVDKPSGLLSVPGRGEGKEDCLVSRVQQVYPDALTVHRLDMATSGLMVFGRGAAMQRALSIAFMDRKVKKRYIAVVDGIVESNSGTIDLPLIIDWPNRPRQKVDLVEGKQAITHYRVVLRDSLRQTSRMELDPQTGRAHQLRMHMLHLESGHPILGDDIYAPPEVLAKAERLLLHASRLVLRHPITREEMEFEAPVPF; from the coding sequence ATGACCCAAGCCCATAATCTGGAAACCTACACCCCGCCGCCGGATACCGGCCTGGCGGTGATTTATGCCGACGACTGCCTGGTGGTGGTGGACAAACCGTCCGGCCTGCTGTCGGTGCCCGGGCGTGGCGAGGGCAAGGAGGATTGTCTGGTCAGCCGGGTGCAGCAAGTGTATCCGGATGCGCTTACCGTGCACCGCCTGGATATGGCCACCTCCGGCCTGATGGTGTTTGGCCGTGGGGCGGCCATGCAGCGCGCGCTGTCGATTGCCTTTATGGATCGCAAGGTGAAAAAGCGCTATATCGCCGTGGTGGACGGTATTGTGGAAAGCAATAGCGGCACCATCGACCTGCCGCTGATCATCGATTGGCCCAACCGGCCACGGCAGAAGGTCGATCTGGTCGAGGGCAAGCAAGCCATCACCCATTACCGCGTGGTATTGCGCGACTCCCTGCGTCAGACCTCGCGCATGGAACTGGACCCGCAAACCGGCCGCGCCCACCAGTTGCGCATGCACATGCTGCATCTGGAAAGCGGCCATCCCATTCTGGGCGATGACATTTACGCGCCGCCGGAAGTGCTGGCCAAGGCCGAGCGTCTGCTGCTGCACGCCTCGCGGCTGGTATTGCGCCACCCGATTACCCGTGAAGAAATGGAATTCGAGGCCCCCGTACCGTTTTGA
- a CDS encoding alanyl-tRNA editing protein — protein sequence MPERFYLDPYQRQLETTVVRHDDAGLVLADTLCYPLGGGQPGDMASLTLADGSTLAISDTRRNRETREIAHITAADAPRLAAGSAVTLTLDWTRRHRHMRIHTALHLLSVVIKAGVTGGNLTAESGRLDFDIPEGMELDKDAIEAGLNALVAQDLALSVQMTSGAALKARPELIKTMSVTPPLELPEIRLIAIDGVDLQPCGGTHVRSTGEIGRLLVKKIESKGARNKRVVIALAD from the coding sequence ATGCCGGAGCGCTTTTATCTCGACCCTTACCAACGCCAGCTGGAAACCACCGTCGTGCGCCATGACGATGCCGGCCTGGTATTGGCAGACACCCTGTGCTACCCGCTGGGCGGCGGCCAACCGGGCGATATGGCAAGCCTGACGCTGGCGGATGGCAGCACACTGGCCATCAGCGATACCCGCCGCAACCGCGAAACCCGCGAGATCGCCCACATCACGGCAGCAGACGCCCCTCGGCTGGCAGCCGGCAGCGCCGTCACCCTGACGCTGGACTGGACTCGCCGCCATCGCCACATGCGCATCCATACCGCGCTACACCTGCTGTCTGTGGTGATCAAGGCCGGCGTCACCGGTGGCAATCTGACCGCCGAATCCGGCCGACTGGACTTCGACATCCCGGAGGGCATGGAGCTGGACAAAGATGCCATCGAAGCCGGCCTGAATGCGCTGGTGGCACAAGACCTGGCGCTATCCGTGCAGATGACCAGCGGCGCAGCGCTCAAGGCCCGGCCAGAGCTGATCAAGACCATGTCAGTGACCCCGCCGCTGGAGTTGCCGGAAATCCGCCTGATTGCCATCGATGGTGTCGATCTGCAGCCCTGTGGCGGCACCCATGTGCGCAGCACCGGCGAGATTGGCCGCCTGCTGGTGAAGAAAATCGAGAGCAAGGGCGCGCGCAACAAGCGGGTGGTGATTGCGCTGGCCGACTGA